Proteins encoded together in one Chaetodon auriga isolate fChaAug3 chromosome 20, fChaAug3.hap1, whole genome shotgun sequence window:
- the tnrc6ba gene encoding trinucleotide repeat-containing gene 6B protein isoform X3, protein MEDKKRKKDDKRKREASQKVTEQKNKVPDLTKPASVQSPAAQSSSASPSPGPTPSASPSPATLGPGSAATPLQGGNNAKRLAVANGQPTSTTISSSTAGGPSAAGNGSTSSGGGAQAPQQQPRYMPREVPPRFRCQQDHKVLLKRGQPPLSSMLLGGGGGGDGPNANMAAVSDSGAAASSLALTSSSVAASTTTSNYANSMWGASSGSQASSQGREKVIVDGNDLEEWPSIAGSDGGGASFTGAGGGSSNNGMPVNSVSASGNQSSPTSSFSLPNECMQSSNSVAWGMAASQGHLGGGNAVAAAGPLLQQPSSLSKASTVPGSHDASGPVDGVSGIPGANFNPNANPSAWPALVQQDGPAAAGEGGSSSFHHQGPGGSLSANNSASLGLGLGGGAVGVLGGHPPLSVNQSSTHQRQLHQMQSRDREMGGGKWDSESAGPKIAGGEGIGGGMDRGVGGGEMSVGDHSLASSWRGQPSYPAANSKTGASRTDGWEGGGGGTGGFGAAEEDNGTSSWGYPGSTSGVNAWGGAGAGGNSSQTSGVSQGGWGSSGVGGERVISGGDWGGSSTGIGGANPGGEGMGGACSSNSSSSGGSTAGNPPATSSSSSTATTMTRAWDNQKGEGETGEWGGGGDGQGAQGGSSSSGGNSRNGSGPNSSQSRPRRPALNAEAALQNLLSRSDLDPRVLSNTGWGQTQIRQNTAWDFEEHAGQSKGGSSSATSKHPSSLTGSSQYSGGPRTQITDSMGPGGNPSLVPSAGSSGEGWESSSNSSSSGASLSGRAPLPSGPNMRNLGVSQSGPVTTAGPGMGSGVIPGHSQQGKATGWGGGGMGAGDGQEAKGWGKEEWRDSTRGGNGGWGDLGQKGDPVSGGWGGSQEEKGTGGWKDMGGNGGGSGWGSGQKVGTGRDWGEQQSKSNSGVGGWEDDRKNGGNSGGDSGVGGWGSWDDGAPRRTWGAGGTGGGGSGGGGMGVVGAMGSKPHQSWSGGNKMHQMPNSQSGSITGPQAQLQQQQSQPRNQHPQRQQALDQGAMQGGGGRKPISQAQNQNQSSGWTSGPIPGGSEGGGSGSEPSGWEEPSPQSISRKNEIDDGTSAWGDPTHYNYKPVNLWDKNSAPAGLQSHGQGQGQAPQQQQQQQQQQQQQQQQQQQQQGPPIQQQPSRQAAGLGGNRDFNTGHGPGKTSAMGPSGWGGTSPTSPTVDNGTAAWGKPTETPTGWGEPDDAGGKSAGWGNPSPNPIKPGSKSMQDGWGDKEGSVAASRHSSWEDEEEGGGMWNSTGSQGSGSSWGQGSNGGWGQGHSGKKPSNKGPLKAGGGDSWMSPINRQFSNMGLLNDDPTGLNIDLAPGSLQEKKMDVEKRGMGMNDYNGDLRKGGRGGGGMAYRPPVSKEASPGDAGSYYDKGGHSIFGSGGGMAQSRHQPSVPPINQSPGIRAQVPHQFLSPQVPGSVLKQMPPPSGSVGGVGGVGGVAGLGGGVFPPQLSPQHIAMLSSIYPPPIQFQLACQLLLQQQQPQQQQQQLLQNQRKFTPSVRQQADPQQLARIMAVLQQQRQQQQVGGLGGSSKLSPSHHGGVGGGGPKLPGADPLPHPGLAGSVADLHQKTLGPYSGFGTGVNLPGLDLGGSVVGGPGGMKDLGGQQSRFKWMMEGHSSPDTSSPENAFHKNGPVTPMKMPGGSPYSQYDMMVGDGLGDSWHRTPGNKMGTKPPPTPSWPPEFQPGVPWKGIDRVDPESDPYMTPGSMMGNAVSPNLNDTEHQLLQDNTDSTPPLNTLLPSPGAWPYSASDSPLNNAHNSAKYTDYKTSWPPEPIGHKSWKASRGSSQAQLSRPPPGLASQKQPSPSPWSGGAPRLAGRGWGGGSSTTGSTWSDGSSRESCWLVLSNLTPQIDGSTLRTICMQHGPLLTFHLGLTQGTALIRYGSKQEAAKAQSALHMCVLGNTTILAEFVSEEDVARYIAHSQAGGAGSGGTTASSAGSGPTTASAVGANGNGGSCERGGAGGSSGGAGVEAVSTAGGAGNGGAGHSSSGWQSLDSTGSSSDQPVTQGPGLGIFAQWSSNGTGVGGAGGVEAGRQGLWGGMGGMSGAGYPSSSLWGSPALEDRHQMGSPASLLPGDLLGGGADSI, encoded by the exons ATGGAAgacaagaaaaggaaaaaagacgaCAAAAGGAAAAGGGAAGCCTCTCAGAAG gtcacagaacaaaagaacaaag TGCCAGACTTGACCAAGCCGGCATCTGTCCAGTCTCCTGCCgctcagagcagctctgcctccccCAGCCCTGGACCCACCCCCTCTGCCTCCCCATCCCCAGCCACCTTGGGCCCTGGCAGTGCTGCCACCCCGTTACAGGGCGGCAACAATGCCAAGCGCCTGGCGGTGGCCAACGGACagcccacctccaccaccattTCTTCCTCCACCGCTGGCGGCCCCAGTGCTGCTGGAAACGGCAGTACAAGTAGCGGAGGCGGAGCCCAGGCGCCTCAGCAGCAACCACGCTACATGCCAAGAGAAGTGCCGCCGCGATTCCGCTGCCAGCAGGACCATAAAGTGCTACTGAAGAGGGGTCAGCCGCCACTGTCCTCCATGCTGctgggagggggaggaggaggggatggcCCCAAtgcaaacatggctgctgtctcAG ATTCTGGTGCAGCTGCCTCCTCATTGGCCCTCACCTCATCATCAGTTGCTGcttctactactacttctaATTATGCAAATTCCATGTGGGGGGCGAGCTCAGGCAGCCAGGCCTCCTCTCAGGGCAGGGAGAAGGTGATTGTCGATGGCAATGACCTGGAGGAGTGGCCTAGCATCGCTGGCAGTGATGGGGGAGGAGCTTCTTTCACCGGGGCTGGAGGGGGCAGCAGCAACAACGGAATGCCTGTGAACAGCGTCAGTGCCTCTGGCAACCAATCCTCACCCACTTCCTCATTCTCTTTGCCCAATGAATGTATGCAGTCGTCCAACAGTGTCGCATGGGGGATGGCTGCCTCCCAGGGTCATCTTGGAGGAGGGAATGCAGTAGCTGCAGCTGGGCCTCTGCTACAACAGCCCTCCTCACTTTCCAAAGCCTCCACTGTGCCAGGGAGCCATGATGCCAGTGGCCCCGTTGATGGCGTCAGTGGGATTCCAGGTGCCAATTTCAATCCAAATGCCAACCCTTCGGCCTGGCCTGCCCTGGTGCAGCAGGATGGGCCCGCTGCTGCAGGGGAAGGAGGTTCGTCTTCCTTCCATCATCAGGGCCCTGGAGGGTCTTTGTCTGCCAACAACTCTGCTTCCCTGGGCCTGGGCCTGGGAGGTGGGGCAGTCGGGGTGCTGGGCGGTCACCCACCTTTATCTGTGAATCAGTCAAGCACCCATCAGCGCCAACTTCACCAAATGCaatccagagacagagagatgggaggGGGGAAGTGGGACAGCGAATCAGCGGGACCAAAAATCGCAGGGGGGGAAGGGATTGGTGGAGGAATGGACCGTGGTGTGGGAGGAGGTGAGATGAGTGTGGGGGACCACAGCCTTGCCTCCTCATGGAGAGGCCAGCCTTCTTACCCTGCAGCTAACTCCAAAACGGGTGCCTCACGGACTGATggatgggagggaggaggaggtggcacaGGGGGATTCGGAGCTGCTGAAGAAGATAATGGGACCTCGAGTTGGGGGTATCCGGGTTCCACTAGTGGGGTTAATGCTTGGGGTGGTGCTGGAGCTGGGGGAAACAGTAGTCAAACCTCCGGGGTATCTCAGGGAGGGTGGGGGTCATCAGGAGTAGGAGGAGAAAGAGTGATTTCTGGTGGTGATTGGGGTGGGAGTTCCACGGGTATTGGTGGAGCGAATCCAGGAGGTGAAGGAATGGGTGGAGCCTGCAGtagtaacagcagcagtagtggGGGCAGCACAGCTGGCAATCCCCCtgccacctcctcttcttcctcaacaGCCACCACTATGACTAGAGCTTGGGACAATCAGAAAGGAGAGGGTGAAACAGGGGAATGGGGTgggggaggagatggacagGGAGCACAGGGAGGATCTTCATCCAGTGGTGGAAATTCCAGAAACGGGAGCGGGCCTAACAGCAGTCAAAGTCGCCCTCGCCGCCCGGCACTTAATGCTGAAGCTGCCTTACAGAATCTGCTCAGCCGGTCTGATCTGGACCCTCGGGTCCTCTCCAACACAGGCTGGGGCCAAACACAGATCCGACAAAACACGGCCTGGGACTTTGAAGAACATGCAGGACAAAGTAAGGGTGGATCGTCATCAGCCACATCAAAGCATCCATCTTCTCTTACTGGCTCTTCTCAGTATTCTGGTGGACCTAGGACCCAAATCACTGATTCAATGGGTCCTGGGGGCAATCCATCCCTTGTTCCATCTGCTGGGTCCTCTGGAGAGGGCTGggaaagcagcagcaacagtagcAGTAGTGGAGCCTCTCTGTCAGGGAGAGCCCCACTACCTTCAGGCCCCAACATGAGGAATCTTGGCGTCTCACAATCTGGGCCAGTGACCACAGCAGGACCTGGTATGGGGTCAGGGGTAATACCAGGACATAGCCAGCAGGGGAAGGCTACAGgctggggtggaggagggatggGGGCTGGGGATGGCCAGGAGGCCAAGGGTTGGGGGAAGGAGGAATGGAGAGACAGTACtagaggaggaaatggaggatGGGGTGACCTTGGTCAAAAGGGGGACCCAGTGAGTGGAGGCTGGGGAGGAAgtcaggaggagaaagggacAGGGGGGTGGAAAGACATGGGAGGgaatggaggaggaagtggttGGGGATCAGGACAGAAGGTTGGGACAGGGAGGGACTGGGGAGAGCAACAGTCCAAATCAAATAGTGGAGTTGGAGGATGGGAAGATGACAGGAAGAATGGAGGAAACTCAGGTGGGGATTCAGGTGTGGGTGGTTGGGGGAGCTGGGATGATGGTGCTCCCAGGAGAACCTGGGGAGCAGGGGGCACGGGGGGAGGCGGGAGTGGAGGGGGAGGGATGGGTGTTGTTGGAGCTATGGGGTCCAAACCCCATCAAAGTTGGAGTGGAGGAAACAAAATGCACCAGATGCCAAACAGCCAGTCGGGCTCCATCACAGGCCCGCAGGCacaactgcaacaacaacaatcacagcCCCGCAATCAGCATCCGCAGCGGCAGCAAGCATTGGACCAAGGGGCTATGCAAGGGGGCGGGGGGAGGAAACCCATCTCTCAAGCCCAGAATCAGAACCAAAGCTCAGGCTGGACCTCGGGGCCCATCCCTGGTGGCTCTGAAGGAGGTGGAAGTGGATCTGAACCAAGTGGCTGGGAGGAACCTTCGCCACAGTCTATAAGCAGGAAAAACGAGATAGACGATGGAACATCAGCATGGGGAGACCCAACCCATTACAACTACAAGCCGGTCAACCTGTGGGATAAGAACAGCGCACCTGCTGGCCTGCAGTCGCATGGCCAGGGTCAAGGTCAGGctccgcagcagcagcagcagcagcagcagcaacaacaacagcagcaacagcaacagcaacagcagcagggacCTCCAATACAGCAGCAGCCTAGCAGACAGGCTGCAGGGCTTGGAGGTAACCGAGACTTCAACACTGGCCATGGACCTGGAAAAACTTCAGCTATGG GTCCCTCAGGTTGGGGTGGTACTTCTCCAACTAGTCCTACAGTAGACAATGGCACAGCAGCTTGGGGAAAGCCCACTGAAACCCCTACTGGCTGGGGAGAGCCTGACGATGCTGGAGGGAAGTCAGCGGGCTGGGGGAACCCATCTCCCAACCCTATCAAACCTG GTTCAAAGTCTATGCAAGATGGCTGGGGGGACAAAGAGGGCTCTGTGGCCGCCTCGCGTCACTCGAGctgggaggatgaggaggagggaggcggcATGTGGAACAGCACAGGCTCCCAGGGAAGCGGCTCATCTTGGGGACAAGGAAGCAACGGGGGCTGGGGACAGGGCCACAGTGGGAAGAAGCCCAGCAACAAG GGTCCACTGAAGGCTGGCGGAGGAGACTCTTGGATGAGTCCCATCAACAGACAGTTCTCCAACATGGGGCTGCTG AATGATGATCCCACTGGCTTAAATATTGACCTGGCTCCGGGTTCTCTCCAGGAGAAGAAGATGGATGTGGAGAAAAGAGGCATGGGGATGAATGATTACAATGGAGATTtgagaaagggaggaagaggaggaggggggatggCTTATCGTCCTCCTGTTTCCAAAGAGGCATCACCTGGGGATGCTGGGTCCTACTATGACAAG GGTGGTCACAGTATCTTTGGCAGTGGTGGAGGGATGGCTCAGTCAAGACACCAGCCAAGTGTCCCACCCATAAACCAGTCCCCAGGGATACGAGCGCAAGTGCCTCATCAGTTCCTGTCACCTCAG GTGCCAGGCTCTGTGCTGAAGCAGATGCCCCCTCCCAGCGGGAGTGTGGGGGGTGTTGGCGGCGTGGGAGGAGTGGCAGGATTGGGGGGAGGTGTGTTCCCTCCACAGCTGTCCCCCCAGCATATTGCCATGCTCAGCAGCATCTACCCACCTCCCATCCAGTTTCAGCTG GCTtgtcagctcctcctccagcagcagcagccacaacagcagcaacagcagctgctgcaaaaCCAGAGGAAGTTCACACCAAGCGTGCGGCAGCAGGCTGATCCTCAACAG CTGGCCAGGATCATGGCggtgctccagcagcagaggcagcagcaacaGGTCGGGGGTTTAGGCGGCAGCTCCAAACTCTCCCCCTCCCACCATGGTGGAGTTGGCGGAGGGGGTCCCAAACTGCCTGGGGCTGATCCCCTGCCACATCCAGGCCTGGCCGGATCTGTGGCTGACTTGCACCAGAAAACTCTCGGACCATACTCTG GGTTTGGTACTGGGGTGAACCTCCCAGGTCTGGACTTGGGTGGCTCTGTGGTGGGGGGACCTGGAGGCATGAAGGACCTAGGGGGTCAGCAGTCCCGCTTCAAATGGATGATGGAGGGACACTCTTCTCCAGACACCTCCTCACCTGAGAACGCATTCCACAAAAATG GTCCTGTCACTCCCATGAAGATGCCGGGGGGCTCGCCCTACTCTCAGTACGACATGATGGTTGGAGACGGGCTAGGTGATAGCTGGCATCGCACCCCTGGCAACAAGATGGGTACCAAGCCTCCGCCCACGCCCAGCTGGCCCCCTG agTTCCAGCCTGGTGTTCCATGGAAGGGAATTGACCGTGTCGACCCCGAATCTGACCCCTACATGACCCCAgggagcatgatgggaaacgcAGTGTCCCCCAACCTCAATGATACTGAGCACCAGTTGTTACAAGATAATACTG ATTCCACCCCTCCCCTCAACACCTTGCTGCCTTCACCTGGTGCCTGGCCCTACAGTGCCTCAGACAGTCCCCTCAACAACGCACACAACTCAG CAAAGTACACAGACTATAAGACCAGCTGGCCCCCAGAGCCCATTGGACACAAATCCTGGAAAGCCAGCCGCGGCAGCAGCCAGGCCCAGCTGTCCCGCCCACCTCCAGGACTAGCCAGTCAGAAGCAGCCATCCCCTTCACCTTGGTCTGGAGGAGCCCCTCGATTGGCCGGTCGAGGCTGGGGCGGTGGCTCGAGCACAACTG gctcGACCTGGAGTGACGGCAGCTCTCGGGAAAGCTGCTGGTTGGTGCTCAGTAACCTCACaccacag ATTGATGGCTCCACTCTGAGGACCATCTGCATGCAGCACGGCCCTCTGCTGACCTTTCACCTTGGCCTGACCCAGGGCACCGCTCTGATTCGCTACGGCTCCAAACAGGAGGCAGCCAAGGCCCAGAGTGCACTCCACAT GTGTGTTCTGGGTAACACCACCATCTTGGCGGAGTTTGTGAGCGAGGAGGATGTGGCTCGCTACATTGCACATTCCCaggcaggaggagcagggagcGGAGGAACCACAGCCAGCTCTGCAGGCTCTGGGCCTACAACAGCCTCCGCCGTGGGGGCTAACGGTAATGGAGGTAGCTGTGAgagaggtggagcaggaggcagcagtggaggagcagGCGTAGAAGCAGTTTccacagctggaggagcaggaaatGGAGGAGCCGGGCATTCCAGCTCCGGGTGGCAGAGCCTGGACAGCACAGGCAGCTCATCGGACCAGCCTGTCACCCAGGGGCCCGGGCTGGGCATCTTCGCCCAGTGGAGCAGCAATGGCACCGGGGTGGGTGGGGCTGGAGGCGTGGAGGCCGGAAGGCAGGGTCTGTGGGGCGGAATGGGCGGGATGAGCGGCGCGGGGTACCCCAGCAGTAGCCTCTGGGGTTCCCCGGCACTTGAGGATCGTCACCAGATGGGCAGCCCGGCCTCACTGTTGCCAGGGGACCTGCTGGGCGGGGGGGCCGACTCCATCTGA